A genome region from Myxococcales bacterium includes the following:
- a CDS encoding transglutaminase family protein codes for MTTRSTPPRTSPPTVKTYMVVHDTAYTYEHPVGLSRQILHLSPRTMPWQTCRAHSLTIAPEPQILAATDDAFGNPTTSFVIESDHASLSVRAESKVEVTARPTPDDAATPAWDAVRTRLTYRAGRRPEPADLEAARFLFESTRVRNNRQLAAWTAPLFPPGAPILAGVRALMNRIHSEFTFDPTATTVSTPVLDVFTKRRGVCQDFAHLMLSCLRSIGLSARYVSGYLLTRPPPGRPRLVGADASHAWVSVYCPGHGWVDVDPTNNLFPSLEHVTLGWGRDYDDVIPLRGVLLGGGDHEVSIAVTVAPIEEYASIFNKPPP; via the coding sequence ATGACGACGCGCTCCACGCCCCCGCGGACGTCGCCACCGACCGTCAAGACCTACATGGTCGTCCACGACACGGCCTACACGTACGAGCACCCGGTCGGGCTCTCGCGCCAGATCCTCCACCTTTCGCCGCGGACCATGCCGTGGCAGACGTGCCGAGCCCACTCCCTCACCATCGCGCCGGAGCCCCAGATCCTCGCGGCGACGGACGACGCGTTCGGGAACCCGACGACGTCGTTCGTCATCGAGAGCGATCACGCCTCGCTCTCGGTGCGCGCCGAGTCGAAGGTCGAAGTCACCGCGCGGCCCACCCCCGACGACGCCGCGACCCCCGCGTGGGACGCCGTCCGGACCCGCCTCACCTACCGCGCGGGCCGCCGCCCGGAGCCCGCCGATCTCGAGGCCGCGCGCTTCCTCTTCGAGTCGACGCGGGTGCGCAACAACCGCCAGCTCGCGGCCTGGACCGCGCCCCTCTTCCCCCCGGGCGCGCCCATCCTGGCGGGCGTGCGGGCGTTGATGAATCGCATTCACTCCGAGTTCACCTTCGACCCCACCGCGACGACCGTGTCGACCCCGGTGCTCGACGTGTTCACGAAGCGGCGGGGCGTGTGCCAGGACTTCGCCCACCTCATGTTGTCGTGCCTCCGCTCGATCGGCCTCTCGGCGCGCTACGTGAGCGGGTATCTGCTCACGCGCCCGCCTCCGGGCCGGCCGCGCCTCGTTGGGGCAGACGCCTCTCACGCGTGGGTCTCCGTGTATTGTCCGGGGCACGGCTGGGTCGACGTCGATCCCACGAACAACCTCTTTCCTTCTCTCGAGCACGTGACCCTCGGCTGGGGCCGTGACTACGACGACGTCATCCCCCTCCGTGGAGTTCTGCTGGGCGGCGGGGACCACGAAGTCTCCATCGCCGTCACGGTCGCGCCAATCGAAGAGTACGCCTCGATCTTCAACAAGCCGCCGCCGTGA
- a CDS encoding transglutaminase family protein: MTIHVALHHRTTYRYAHPVALGPQSVRLRPAPHCRSRILSYGLQVLPAEHFLNWQQDPQSNYIARLVFPKKTRELTIEVDLVAEMASMNPFDFFLEPYAERFPFEYEASLERELAPYQRVLDDSPLLDAYVAGISRAGCSTNDFLVELNQRLNLAIEYRVRIEPGLQTPDQTLELRSGSCRDSGWLLVQILRRLGFAARFASGYLIQLTADTKPLEGPAGPAEDFVDLHAWCEVYLPGAGWIGLDPTSGLLAGEGHLPLACTAEPALAAPVSGLVDAVETTFEHAMKVTRVLEVPRVTKPYTEDQWARVLSLGREVDAELLQGDVRLTMGGEPTFIAKDDLDAAEWNTAALGPTKRALARELYERLRERYAPTGLVHFGQGKWYPGEPLPRWALNLYWRRDGEPLWSDATLIADEANPSGADAHTARALLAGVAARLALDPKHVFSAHEDAYYYLWRERRLPVNVDPLASRLDDPLERARLARLFAGGLDEPAGHVLPIAYDPATREWKTSPWYFRGEHCWLVPGDSPMGLRLPLDAQPWIAPADRGKRPRPPHRRRAPRSRGGRAASREAKPKAARERSPKVGESATWVTRTAMCAEPRAGVLYVFMPPVDTLDDYVALVTAVEASAAELGVPVLLEGYTPPRDARLCHLSVTPDPGVIEVNIHPSASWDELVSRTIDLYEDARLSRLAAEKFMIDGRHAGTGGGNHVVLGAKTPLDSPFLRRPDLLRSLLAYFHQHPSLSYLFSGMFIGPTSQAPRVDEARDDAVFELEIGFREVTRRMKESPGEPPPPWLSDRLFRDLLVDVTGNTHRAEFCIDKLYSPDGTAGRLGLLELRAFEMPPHARMSVTQVLLLRALVARFWKKPFAPARLARWGTALHDRFMLPHFVWQDFEDVLGELVDAGYPFEAEWFAPHYEFRFPRYGGFNVRGIDVELRAALEPWHVMGEDATPGGTARYVDSSLERLEVKVTGMPAERFAVTCNGIALPLQAMGKNGEHVAGVRYRAWQPPRCLHPHIPVHAPLTFDLVDRWTRRSLGGCEYHVAHPGGRAHDTRPVNALEAEGRRRARFSLTGHTPGEVRPKTLPVSPEFPHTLDLRRAD, encoded by the coding sequence ATGACCATCCACGTCGCCTTGCACCACCGGACGACCTACCGCTACGCGCACCCGGTCGCGCTCGGGCCTCAGAGCGTGAGGCTGCGCCCAGCCCCGCACTGCCGCTCGCGGATCCTCAGCTACGGGTTGCAGGTGCTCCCCGCGGAGCACTTCCTCAACTGGCAGCAGGACCCTCAATCGAACTACATCGCTCGGCTCGTCTTCCCGAAGAAGACCCGGGAGCTCACGATCGAGGTCGATCTGGTCGCTGAGATGGCGTCGATGAACCCCTTCGACTTCTTCCTCGAGCCGTACGCGGAGCGGTTCCCGTTCGAGTACGAGGCGTCGCTCGAGCGCGAGCTCGCGCCGTACCAGCGGGTCCTCGACGACTCGCCGCTGCTGGACGCCTATGTCGCAGGAATTTCCCGCGCGGGCTGCTCGACCAACGACTTCTTGGTCGAGCTGAACCAGCGCCTGAACTTGGCCATCGAGTACCGCGTGCGCATCGAGCCCGGGCTCCAGACCCCCGATCAGACGCTGGAGCTCCGATCAGGCTCGTGTCGCGACTCGGGGTGGCTCCTCGTGCAAATCCTCCGGCGGCTCGGCTTCGCGGCGCGCTTCGCGTCGGGATACCTCATCCAGCTCACCGCCGACACGAAGCCGCTCGAGGGGCCCGCGGGGCCCGCCGAGGACTTCGTGGACCTGCACGCGTGGTGTGAGGTGTATCTGCCGGGCGCCGGGTGGATCGGGCTCGACCCCACATCCGGCCTCCTCGCCGGAGAGGGGCACCTGCCGCTCGCGTGCACCGCGGAGCCGGCCCTCGCCGCGCCGGTGAGCGGGCTCGTCGACGCGGTGGAGACGACGTTCGAGCACGCGATGAAGGTCACGCGCGTCCTCGAGGTCCCGCGCGTCACGAAGCCGTACACCGAGGACCAGTGGGCGAGGGTGCTGTCGCTCGGTCGCGAGGTGGACGCCGAGCTCCTCCAGGGCGACGTGCGCCTCACGATGGGCGGTGAGCCTACCTTCATCGCGAAGGACGACCTCGACGCCGCGGAGTGGAACACGGCGGCCTTGGGGCCCACGAAGCGCGCGCTCGCGCGCGAGCTCTACGAGCGGCTCCGCGAGCGCTATGCGCCGACCGGGCTCGTCCACTTCGGGCAGGGCAAATGGTACCCGGGTGAGCCGCTGCCGCGCTGGGCGCTGAACCTGTACTGGCGGCGCGACGGCGAGCCCCTGTGGAGCGACGCGACCCTCATCGCCGACGAGGCGAACCCGAGCGGCGCGGACGCCCACACCGCACGAGCGCTGCTCGCGGGGGTCGCCGCGCGCCTCGCGCTCGATCCGAAGCACGTCTTCTCCGCGCACGAAGACGCCTATTACTATCTCTGGCGCGAGCGCCGGTTGCCAGTGAACGTCGATCCGCTCGCCTCCCGCCTCGACGATCCGCTCGAGCGCGCGCGGCTCGCGCGCCTCTTCGCGGGCGGCCTCGACGAGCCGGCCGGCCACGTCCTGCCGATTGCCTACGATCCCGCGACGCGCGAGTGGAAGACGAGCCCATGGTACTTCCGAGGGGAGCACTGCTGGCTGGTGCCCGGCGACTCGCCGATGGGGCTCCGCCTCCCGCTCGACGCTCAGCCGTGGATCGCTCCCGCCGATCGGGGCAAGCGGCCCCGTCCCCCCCACCGAAGGCGGGCTCCCCGGTCGCGCGGTGGTCGCGCGGCAAGCAGGGAGGCGAAGCCCAAGGCCGCGCGCGAGCGCTCGCCGAAGGTGGGCGAGTCCGCCACGTGGGTCACGCGCACGGCGATGTGCGCCGAGCCGCGCGCAGGCGTGCTGTACGTGTTCATGCCCCCGGTCGACACGCTCGACGACTACGTCGCGCTGGTCACCGCGGTCGAGGCGAGCGCCGCGGAGCTCGGCGTGCCCGTGCTGCTCGAGGGCTATACGCCGCCGCGCGACGCGCGCCTCTGCCACCTCAGCGTGACCCCGGATCCAGGGGTCATCGAGGTGAACATCCACCCCTCGGCTTCGTGGGACGAGCTCGTCTCGCGCACGATTGACCTCTACGAGGACGCCCGCCTCTCGCGCCTGGCCGCCGAGAAGTTCATGATCGACGGACGGCACGCCGGCACCGGCGGCGGCAACCACGTCGTCCTCGGGGCGAAGACCCCCCTCGACTCCCCGTTCTTGCGGCGGCCCGATCTGCTGCGGAGCCTCCTCGCCTATTTTCACCAGCACCCCTCGCTCTCCTACCTGTTCTCCGGCATGTTCATCGGCCCCACCTCGCAGGCGCCGCGCGTCGACGAGGCGCGCGACGACGCGGTCTTCGAGCTGGAGATCGGCTTCCGCGAGGTGACGCGGCGCATGAAGGAGTCGCCGGGTGAGCCGCCGCCCCCGTGGCTGTCGGATCGCCTGTTCCGCGATCTGCTCGTGGACGTGACGGGCAACACGCATCGCGCGGAGTTCTGCATCGACAAGCTCTACTCCCCCGACGGCACGGCGGGGCGCCTCGGCCTCCTCGAGCTGCGCGCCTTCGAGATGCCGCCGCACGCGCGGATGAGCGTGACGCAGGTGCTCCTCCTGCGGGCGCTCGTGGCGCGCTTCTGGAAGAAGCCGTTCGCCCCCGCGCGCCTCGCCCGCTGGGGGACCGCCCTCCACGATCGCTTCATGCTCCCGCACTTCGTCTGGCAGGACTTCGAGGACGTCCTCGGGGAGCTCGTGGACGCCGGCTACCCGTTCGAGGCCGAGTGGTTCGCGCCGCACTACGAGTTTCGCTTCCCACGGTACGGAGGCTTCAATGTGCGCGGGATCGACGTCGAGCTGCGCGCGGCGCTCGAGCCGTGGCACGTAATGGGCGAGGACGCGACCCCGGGAGGCACGGCCCGCTACGTCGACTCGTCGCTCGAGCGGCTCGAGGTGAAGGTGACGGGGATGCCCGCGGAGCGCTTCGCCGTCACGTGCAACGGGATCGCCCTCCCGCTGCAGGCGATGGGCAAGAACGGCGAGCACGTCGCGGGCGTCCGCTACCGCGCGTGGCAACCGCCGCGCTGCCTCCACCCGCACATCCCGGTCCACGCGCCGCTGACCTTCGACCTCGTCGACCGGTGGACCCGCCGGAGCCTCGGCGGCTGCGAATACCACGTCGCCCACCCCGGCGGGCGGGCGCACGACACGCGCCCCGTCAACGCCCTCGAGGCCGAGGGGCGCCGCCGAGCGCGCTTCTCGCTGACCGGCCACACCCCAGGGGAGGTTCGGCCGAAGACTCTGCCCGTGAGCCCCGAGTTTCCACATACGCTGGACCTTCGCCGAGCCGACTGA
- a CDS encoding MBL fold metallo-hydrolase, whose amino-acid sequence MGAPTGIRHFHRLVVSNVFLLDGGVGDRWLVDTGHWAERATLLWELRRAGLGPRDVTGVLLTHRHSDHAGNAAFLQRYGVKIYAHHADARVLAGEAQRPPMRPGEGTDLVSRAFAHVENLLPAARLQVDGALEDGDTVAGLCVHAVPGHTEGSVFFRHEPTRTLLTGDMLLAARPPLTLVQGLTPPFAAFTSDLALAHASLRAFHAAGFDYDNLLSGHGRPILGEAREAVARLIAGLPAPVDRRPAP is encoded by the coding sequence ATGGGCGCTCCGACTGGCATCCGGCACTTCCACCGCCTCGTCGTCTCGAACGTTTTTCTTTTGGACGGCGGCGTCGGCGACCGGTGGCTCGTCGACACCGGGCACTGGGCCGAGCGCGCCACGCTGCTCTGGGAGCTGCGCCGCGCCGGGCTGGGCCCGCGCGACGTCACAGGGGTGCTGCTCACCCACCGCCACTCGGACCACGCCGGGAACGCGGCGTTTCTCCAGCGCTACGGGGTGAAGATCTACGCGCACCACGCCGACGCGCGCGTGCTCGCCGGAGAGGCGCAACGCCCTCCGATGCGGCCGGGTGAAGGCACCGATCTCGTCTCCAGGGCGTTCGCCCACGTGGAGAACCTCTTGCCCGCCGCGCGGCTCCAGGTGGACGGCGCGCTCGAAGACGGGGACACCGTCGCGGGACTCTGCGTCCACGCCGTGCCGGGGCACACCGAGGGCTCCGTGTTCTTCCGGCACGAGCCCACGCGCACGCTCCTCACCGGCGACATGCTGCTCGCCGCGCGACCGCCCCTCACCCTGGTGCAGGGCCTCACGCCGCCCTTCGCCGCGTTCACCTCCGACCTCGCGCTCGCGCACGCGTCGCTGCGCGCGTTTCACGCGGCGGGATTCGACTACGACAACCTGCTCTCGGGCCACGGTCGGCCGATTTTGGGAGAGGCGCGCGAGGCGGTCGCCAGGCTCATCGCGGGGCTCCCCGCGCCCGTCGACCGTCGACCTGCTCCGTGA
- a CDS encoding serine hydrolase — translation MSREPLARGALVAALALVGCATPSGSLPPPAAPRALAEPVASEPDDEPATEQAAEPEIPDDEPTAPKKTEPPKGSLAAPPPAGSPKTPSDAAPKAAAPSADLWLSRAFERGGKTLRAVLKDRERYRFQVLYAAVTKAEAGRPASLERHGYFADAEYFFPASSMKVPLALASYDRLPALRHAKHAAVGLGRDTTLEIFPSSGPGSPFSTTLARETWRALIVSDNASANRLLAFAGHKEAHETLWGLGLASARVRMGFATGGEIDPATVSPRIDLVPKTGPRDTLPPRKSTLVLPATRALRLEVGNASVESGKLVKGPASFADRNAMTLRDLQDTLVRIVRPELLGAKLPKDQATPDDLAYVKEALGTLPSQSGLPGYDRNVVADYRLNPFLRGLERVRARGRLEVYAKVGQAYGFLTTNAYVVEKATGKAFFLAATVYANPDEVINDDLYAYDDVAFPALADVAEVVAREALGE, via the coding sequence GTGAGCCGTGAGCCCCTCGCGCGCGGAGCCCTGGTCGCGGCGCTCGCGCTCGTGGGCTGCGCGACGCCTTCGGGGTCCCTCCCGCCGCCGGCCGCGCCCCGCGCGCTCGCCGAGCCCGTCGCCAGCGAGCCCGACGACGAGCCCGCGACCGAGCAGGCGGCCGAGCCCGAGATCCCGGACGACGAGCCCACGGCCCCGAAGAAGACCGAGCCCCCGAAGGGGAGCCTCGCGGCACCGCCGCCCGCCGGGTCGCCCAAAACACCGAGCGACGCGGCCCCGAAGGCCGCGGCCCCTTCGGCGGATCTTTGGCTGTCCCGAGCCTTCGAGCGCGGCGGAAAGACGCTCCGCGCCGTGCTCAAAGATCGCGAGAGGTACCGCTTCCAGGTGCTCTACGCCGCGGTCACGAAGGCCGAGGCCGGGAGACCCGCGAGCCTCGAGCGGCACGGGTACTTCGCCGACGCCGAGTACTTCTTCCCGGCGAGCTCCATGAAGGTCCCGCTCGCGCTCGCGAGCTACGACCGCCTCCCCGCGCTCCGGCACGCGAAGCACGCGGCGGTGGGGCTTGGGCGCGACACCACGCTCGAGATCTTCCCTTCGTCGGGGCCCGGCTCGCCCTTCTCCACCACGCTCGCGCGCGAGACGTGGCGAGCGCTCATCGTCTCGGACAACGCGTCGGCGAACCGGCTGCTCGCGTTCGCCGGGCACAAAGAAGCGCACGAGACCCTGTGGGGCCTCGGGCTCGCGTCGGCGCGCGTGCGCATGGGCTTCGCCACCGGAGGCGAGATCGATCCGGCCACCGTCTCGCCGCGCATCGATCTCGTCCCGAAGACCGGGCCACGCGACACGCTCCCGCCGCGAAAGAGCACGCTCGTCCTCCCCGCGACGCGGGCGCTGCGCCTCGAGGTGGGGAACGCGTCCGTCGAAAGCGGCAAGCTCGTGAAAGGGCCCGCGTCGTTCGCCGACAGGAACGCCATGACGCTCCGCGATCTCCAGGACACGCTCGTGCGCATCGTGCGGCCCGAGCTCCTCGGCGCGAAGCTCCCGAAAGACCAGGCGACTCCCGACGATCTCGCGTACGTCAAAGAGGCGCTCGGCACGCTCCCGAGCCAATCGGGCCTCCCGGGATACGATCGCAACGTGGTGGCCGACTACCGGCTCAATCCCTTCTTGCGTGGTCTCGAGCGTGTGCGCGCGCGCGGTAGGCTCGAGGTGTACGCGAAGGTCGGCCAGGCGTACGGCTTTCTCACGACCAACGCGTACGTTGTGGAGAAGGCCACGGGGAAGGCCTTTTTCCTGGCGGCTACCGTGTACGCGAACCCCGACGAGGTCATCAACGACGACCTCTACGCGTACGACGACGTGGCCTTTCCTGCGCTCGCCGACGTGGCCGAGGTGGTCGCGCGCGAGGCGCTCGGCGAGTGA
- the pbpC gene encoding penicillin-binding protein 1C — MASSFAARARRRLAPLVPLARRLGTARAWLVRERRRVVRALALVALSPVLFVVVLAAFTPLPAELREPAAPSLRVASRGGALLREVRADDGARARPLSRGDIPAHVRDAVLAAEDRSFYWHPGVNPLAVARAAASNLWHRRVVSGASTLTMQLARTLRPRKKSLWGKVTEAALALRIEASLSKDQILVEYMNRIAYGPNLRGYGAASQAYLGKAPAELSVAEAALIAGLPRGPSLYAVSKRPVLAKRRRDRVLSRMVEAGTLDADARERAAAEPIVTALDKPAFGAPHFVRGLVAGALAAEQPGLAEALGDRTNLSDLTTTLDPELQRAAEAAVTTTLAGLRDKRVTAAAVVALDNATGDVLAWVGSPDFHDAVALGQNDGVVALRQPGSSLKPFVYGEAMEHLGWTGATLLPDLELHVPLPGGGDYVPHDYDTRQRGPTRLREALGNSLNIPAVYTIQQLGTQRVLDRLRALGFGTLTEDAAHYGPALALGDGEVRLLDLARAYAILARGGMARPTRLVRQVTRGGRSAELGPGPATRVLDERVAAMLTDILSDKAARMSAFGDQNVLELEFDVAAKTGTSKGYRDNVAVGYTRELTVAVWAGNFDGSPMADVSGITGAGPIFRSVMEAGMDLRRATKRDARLSLGDDAARLGLERTAVCAVSGEIPGPGCTHRVHDWLPRGSAEHGVPCSIHELVAIDVRNGLRAGPACARGVTEERVFERWPTPYVEWAERTRRPRAPSDSSPACPVEAAPDADAPRAPRVTYPFDGARFVVDPDRPRDLQVLEVRVEPDARDVELRVDGAPLKGRGWPLAVGAHTLTAHRGALSGPPVHVTVR; from the coding sequence ATGGCGAGCTCGTTCGCCGCGCGCGCCCGGAGGCGGCTCGCCCCGCTCGTCCCGCTCGCGCGGAGGCTCGGGACGGCGCGCGCCTGGCTCGTCCGCGAGCGGCGCCGCGTGGTCCGGGCCCTCGCGCTCGTCGCGCTGTCGCCCGTCCTGTTCGTGGTGGTGCTCGCGGCGTTCACCCCGCTGCCCGCCGAGCTCCGTGAGCCGGCGGCCCCCTCCCTCCGCGTCGCGAGCCGCGGCGGGGCGCTGCTCCGCGAGGTGCGCGCCGACGACGGGGCCCGCGCGAGGCCGCTCTCGCGAGGCGACATCCCCGCCCACGTGCGCGACGCCGTGCTCGCCGCGGAGGACCGGAGCTTTTACTGGCATCCGGGCGTAAACCCGCTCGCGGTCGCGCGGGCCGCCGCGAGCAACCTGTGGCATCGGCGCGTCGTGTCGGGCGCCTCGACCCTCACCATGCAGCTCGCGCGCACCCTGCGACCGCGCAAGAAGAGCCTCTGGGGCAAGGTGACCGAGGCGGCCCTCGCGCTGCGCATCGAGGCCTCGCTCTCAAAAGATCAGATCTTGGTCGAGTACATGAACCGGATCGCCTACGGCCCGAACCTCCGCGGGTACGGCGCGGCGAGCCAGGCGTACCTCGGCAAGGCCCCGGCCGAGCTCTCGGTCGCCGAGGCCGCGCTCATCGCGGGGCTGCCGAGGGGCCCCTCGCTGTACGCGGTCTCGAAGCGCCCCGTCCTCGCGAAGCGACGCCGCGATCGGGTGCTCTCGCGCATGGTGGAGGCGGGGACCCTCGACGCCGACGCGCGCGAGCGCGCCGCCGCGGAGCCCATCGTCACGGCGCTCGACAAGCCCGCGTTCGGCGCGCCGCACTTCGTGCGCGGCCTCGTGGCGGGCGCCCTCGCCGCCGAGCAGCCCGGGCTCGCGGAGGCGCTCGGCGACCGCACGAACCTCTCCGATCTCACGACCACGCTCGACCCCGAGCTCCAGCGCGCGGCCGAGGCCGCCGTCACGACGACCCTCGCCGGGCTGCGCGACAAGCGCGTGACCGCCGCGGCCGTGGTGGCGCTCGACAACGCGACCGGCGACGTGCTCGCGTGGGTCGGCTCTCCCGACTTCCACGACGCGGTCGCGCTCGGGCAGAACGACGGCGTGGTGGCGCTCCGCCAGCCGGGCTCGTCGCTCAAGCCGTTCGTGTACGGCGAGGCGATGGAGCACCTCGGCTGGACGGGCGCGACGCTCCTGCCCGACCTCGAGCTCCACGTCCCGTTGCCGGGTGGCGGCGACTACGTGCCGCACGACTACGACACCCGCCAGCGCGGGCCGACGCGCCTCCGCGAGGCGCTCGGCAACTCGCTCAATATACCTGCGGTCTACACGATTCAGCAGCTGGGCACCCAGCGCGTGCTCGACCGGCTCCGCGCCCTCGGGTTCGGCACGCTCACCGAAGACGCGGCGCACTACGGCCCCGCGCTCGCCCTCGGCGACGGCGAGGTCCGCCTGCTCGACCTCGCGCGGGCGTACGCGATCCTGGCTCGCGGCGGCATGGCGAGGCCTACGCGGCTCGTCCGCCAGGTGACGCGCGGCGGGCGCTCCGCCGAGCTTGGGCCGGGCCCGGCCACGCGCGTCCTCGACGAGCGCGTCGCGGCGATGCTCACCGACATCCTCAGCGACAAGGCGGCGCGCATGTCGGCGTTCGGCGACCAGAACGTGCTCGAGCTCGAGTTCGACGTCGCCGCGAAGACCGGCACCTCGAAGGGCTACCGCGACAACGTCGCCGTCGGCTACACGCGCGAGCTCACGGTCGCCGTCTGGGCGGGGAACTTCGACGGTTCGCCCATGGCCGACGTGAGCGGCATCACCGGCGCGGGGCCCATCTTCCGGTCGGTGATGGAAGCCGGCATGGACCTCCGCCGCGCGACGAAGCGCGACGCGCGCTTGTCGCTTGGCGACGACGCGGCGCGGCTCGGGCTCGAGCGCACGGCGGTGTGCGCGGTGTCGGGCGAGATCCCCGGGCCGGGCTGCACCCACCGCGTCCACGACTGGCTGCCGCGGGGCTCGGCCGAGCATGGCGTGCCCTGCTCCATCCACGAGCTCGTCGCGATCGACGTGCGCAACGGCCTGCGCGCCGGCCCGGCGTGCGCTCGCGGTGTCACCGAGGAGCGCGTGTTCGAGCGCTGGCCTACGCCGTACGTCGAGTGGGCGGAGCGCACCCGCCGGCCGCGCGCGCCGAGCGACAGCTCGCCGGCGTGCCCCGTCGAGGCCGCGCCCGACGCCGACGCGCCGCGGGCGCCGCGCGTCACGTACCCGTTCGATGGCGCGCGGTTCGTGGTCGACCCGGACCGCCCGCGCGATCTCCAGGTGCTCGAGGTGCGCGTGGAGCCCGACGCGCGCGACGTCGAGCTCCGCGTGGACGGTGCGCCTCTCAAGGGGCGAGGGTGGCCGCTCGCGGTCGGTGCCCACACGCTCACCGCGCACCGCGGCGCGCTCAGCGGCCCGCCGGTGCACGTCACGGTGCGCTGA